One part of the Lotus japonicus ecotype B-129 chromosome 2, LjGifu_v1.2 genome encodes these proteins:
- the LOC130736810 gene encoding uncharacterized protein LOC130736810: MDDDDDEDAIDDIDGLLHDRFVDVTRGDSGVSEGPNEVANKFYNLIEESKQELYSGCENFSKLSFTIRLYLLKCLYGWSNASFDALLELLKEAMPHLNIFDSFNKTKGVIRGLGLDYKKIDACPNDCMLYWKDHENDTSCYVCSASRWVEKADGDNQHEENIKAHKVSAKILRHFPLIPRLQRLFMCSKTASSTRWHEEERSKDGKLRHPADGEAWQFFDKCHRDFADDSRNIRLGLASDGFNPFRSMSLSHSTWPVILIPYNFPPWWCMKAEYSILSLLIPGPQSPGKNIDVFLQPLIEELKILWDSGVETYDSSLNQTFQMRAALLWTINDFPAYAMLSGWSTKGKLACPCCHYNTNSTYLRYSRKMCYMDHRIFLPTDHEYRSNIRAFNGKEEYRTATDLLKGEDVLDLLE; the protein is encoded by the coding sequence atggatgatgatgatgatgaggatgcgATTGATGATATTGATGGACTATTGCATGATAGATTTGTTGATGTGACACGAGGAGACTCTGGAGTTAGTGAAGGCCCCAATGAAGTTGCTAATAAGTTCTATAATCTTATTGAAGAGTCTAAGCAAGAGTTGTACTCGGGTTGTGAAAACTTTTCTAAGTTGTCGTTCACCATTCGACTATATTTGTTGAAGTGTCTTTATGGTTGGAGTAATGCATCATTCGATGCTCTCTTAGAGCTACTGAAAGAAGCTATGCCTCATCTGAATATTTttgattcattcaataaaaCTAAAGGCGTAATAAGGGGCTTGGGGCTTGATTATAAAAAGATTGATGCTTGTCCCAATGACTGCATGCTTTACTGGAAGGATCATGAGAATGACACCTCTTGTTATGTTTGCAGTGCTTCACGGTGGGTTGAAAAAGCTGATGGAGATAACCAGCATGAGGAGAATATCAAAGCTCACAAAGTTTCTGCTAAAATTCTGAGACACTTCCCCTTGATTCCTAGACTTCAAAGGTTATTCATGTGCTCGAAGACAGCTAGCTCAACAAGGTGGCACGAAGAAGAGCGTTCAAAAGATGGGAAGTTAAGGCATCCTGCAGATGGAGAGGCATGGCAATTCTTTGATAAATGTCATCGTGACTTCGCTGATGATTCACGTAACATAAGGCTTGGTTTGGCTAGTGATGGATTTAATCCTTTTAGATCCATGAGTTTATCTCATAGTACTTGGCCTGTGATACTGATACCATATAATTTTCCCCCGTGGTGGTGCATGAAAGCtgaatattctattctatctttgtTAATCCCTGGACCACAATCACCTGGGAAAAACATTGATGTGTTCCTCCAACCATTAATTGAAGAGTTGAAGATATTGTGGGATTCTGGAGTAGAAACATATGACTCTTCACTAAATCAAACATTCCAAATGCGAGCAGCTTTGTTATGGACTATTAATGACTTTCCTGCGTATGCTATGTTGAGTGGGTGGAGTACAAAAGGAAAATTAGCTTGTCCTTGTTGCCATTATAACACGAATTCTACTTATTTGAGGTATAGTCGAAAGATGTGTTATATGGATCACCGTATTTTTTTGCCAACGGATCATGAATATAGATCAAATATTAGAGCTTTTAATGGGAAAGAAGAATATAGAACTGCAACAGATTTGTTAAAAGGAGAGGATGTCTTAGATTTGTTAGAGTAG